The Xanthomonas sp. CFBP 8443 genome has a window encoding:
- a CDS encoding TonB-dependent receptor gives MVVPAAFSAFAQDSTDTKATDLEKITVTGSLIPQTEIETATPVTTITAEDIKARGFNSVADVLQKSSFATGAVQGGQTSGSFTQGAKTVSLFGLSPGYVKYLIDGRPMSNYPALYNGSDTFNNISGIPIDLVDRIEILPGGQSSLYGSDAIAGVINVILKKKMDGAVFSIRGGGFSEGGGSNFRATFADGWTSADGRTSVLGGVQYEEKDPIWAYDRGLTRQYNTQGYSAPLISRDFLVYSPFTSYKFLDPANCGNVSGLFGGTMALQQRPGFGDEYYCGSKYTPGYRTLDNGQKSLQAYVHGTFDLNDNVQLYGDVLYSKDQVKYNSGGNYLWWGTASDFGYYYDPNLDDLVNLQRSFAPEEVGPNGFNDTMSRDTSESVRVTFGAQGTLGQSNWDYDAGVTYTQYELEERNFVRLKDPIDQFFINKVLGPQQGLDPYYDAYPVYTPNYAAFYSPITPEEFASFTGHATNKSKTSDGMLRLQATNAKLFSLPGGDAGLAVVAEYGKQKWSYDPAPEILNGEVWGLTSVAGGGDRDRYAVTSELRMPVFDPLTITLAGRYDAFKASGTTVDKPTYSVALEYRPFQSLLLRGKYGTAFRAPTLSDQYQGESGYYNSVVDYYQCAQRGYLPGNTDNCPAAYSSRQFFGTQSGNLGLKPINADVWSAGFVWSPVDRMALTVDYLNWDISDEVTQQSADALSLQDYRCRAGIDDISSALCTSAMAQVTRNAAGQITEIYTPKINVSNQKLEMAVASFRYGYDFGRWGDLSMIASYTQKISHEYTQYAGDEPVDLLNNPYWSVDPKRKADASLTWEIGDFSTTWYASWFDKTPNYAANLAVAGYDAPRAGKLPSHITHNASITYTAFEGMELSLMVNNVFNKMPPFDASYPGSASSPYNSYNFDVYGRAYYLEMRYAFGK, from the coding sequence ATGGTCGTGCCGGCCGCGTTCAGCGCCTTCGCGCAGGACAGCACCGACACCAAGGCGACCGACCTGGAAAAGATCACCGTCACCGGCTCGCTGATCCCGCAGACCGAGATCGAGACCGCCACGCCGGTCACCACGATCACCGCTGAGGACATCAAGGCCCGCGGCTTCAATTCGGTGGCCGATGTGTTGCAGAAGAGTTCGTTCGCGACCGGCGCGGTCCAGGGCGGCCAGACCTCCGGCTCCTTCACCCAGGGCGCGAAGACGGTCAGCCTGTTCGGCCTGTCGCCGGGCTACGTGAAGTACCTGATCGACGGCCGGCCGATGTCGAACTACCCGGCGCTGTACAACGGCAGCGACACTTTCAACAACATCAGCGGCATTCCGATCGACCTGGTCGACCGCATCGAGATCCTGCCGGGCGGCCAGTCGTCGCTGTACGGCTCCGACGCGATCGCCGGCGTGATCAACGTCATCCTCAAGAAGAAGATGGACGGCGCGGTGTTCAGCATCCGCGGCGGCGGCTTCTCCGAAGGCGGCGGCAGCAACTTCCGCGCCACCTTCGCCGATGGCTGGACCTCCGCCGACGGCCGCACCTCCGTGCTCGGCGGCGTGCAGTACGAAGAGAAGGACCCGATCTGGGCCTACGACCGCGGCCTGACCAGGCAATACAACACGCAGGGCTATAGCGCGCCGCTGATCAGCCGCGACTTCCTGGTGTACAGCCCGTTCACCAGCTACAAGTTCCTCGACCCGGCCAACTGCGGCAACGTCTCCGGCCTGTTCGGCGGCACCATGGCCCTGCAGCAGCGCCCGGGCTTCGGCGACGAGTACTACTGCGGCTCCAAGTACACCCCGGGCTACCGCACCCTGGACAACGGCCAGAAGTCGCTGCAGGCGTACGTGCACGGCACCTTCGACCTCAACGACAACGTGCAGTTGTACGGCGACGTGCTCTACAGCAAGGACCAGGTCAAGTACAACTCCGGCGGCAATTATCTGTGGTGGGGCACCGCTTCCGACTTCGGCTACTACTACGACCCGAACCTGGACGACCTGGTCAACCTGCAGCGCTCGTTCGCGCCTGAGGAAGTCGGCCCGAACGGCTTCAACGACACGATGAGCCGCGACACCAGCGAATCGGTGCGCGTGACCTTCGGCGCGCAGGGTACGCTCGGCCAGTCCAACTGGGACTACGACGCCGGCGTCACCTACACCCAGTACGAACTGGAAGAGCGCAACTTCGTCCGCCTCAAGGACCCGATCGACCAGTTCTTCATCAACAAGGTGCTCGGACCGCAGCAGGGCCTGGATCCGTACTACGACGCCTATCCGGTCTATACCCCCAACTACGCGGCGTTCTATTCGCCGATCACTCCGGAAGAATTCGCCAGCTTCACCGGCCACGCCACCAACAAGAGCAAGACCTCCGACGGCATGCTGCGCCTGCAGGCCACCAACGCCAAGCTGTTCTCCCTGCCCGGCGGCGACGCGGGCCTGGCGGTGGTCGCCGAGTACGGCAAGCAGAAGTGGAGCTACGATCCGGCGCCGGAAATCCTCAACGGCGAGGTCTGGGGCCTGACCTCGGTGGCCGGCGGCGGCGACCGCGACCGCTATGCGGTGACGTCGGAACTGCGCATGCCGGTGTTCGATCCGCTGACCATCACCCTGGCCGGCCGCTACGACGCGTTCAAGGCCAGCGGCACCACCGTCGACAAGCCGACCTACAGCGTCGCGCTGGAATACCGTCCGTTCCAGTCGCTGCTGCTGCGCGGCAAGTACGGCACCGCGTTCCGCGCACCGACCCTGTCCGACCAGTACCAGGGCGAGAGCGGCTACTACAACTCGGTGGTCGACTACTACCAGTGCGCGCAGCGCGGCTACCTGCCCGGCAACACCGACAACTGCCCGGCCGCCTACTCCAGCCGCCAGTTCTTCGGTACGCAGTCCGGCAACCTCGGCCTGAAGCCGATCAACGCCGATGTGTGGAGCGCAGGCTTCGTGTGGTCGCCGGTCGACCGCATGGCGCTGACCGTCGACTACCTCAACTGGGACATCAGCGATGAAGTCACCCAGCAGAGCGCCGACGCGCTGAGCCTGCAGGATTACCGTTGCCGCGCCGGCATCGACGACATCAGTTCGGCACTGTGCACCAGCGCGATGGCGCAGGTCACCCGCAACGCAGCGGGTCAGATCACGGAGATCTATACGCCGAAGATCAACGTCTCCAACCAGAAGCTGGAAATGGCCGTGGCCTCGTTCCGCTATGGCTACGACTTCGGACGTTGGGGCGACCTCAGCATGATCGCCAGCTACACGCAGAAGATCAGCCACGAGTACACGCAGTATGCCGGTGACGAACCGGTCGACCTGCTCAACAATCCGTACTGGAGCGTGGACCCGAAGCGCAAGGCCGACGCCTCGCTGACCTGGGAGATCGGCGACTTCTCGACCACCTGGTACGCCAGCTGGTTCGACAAGACCCCGAACTATGCGGCGAATCTCGCCGTCGCCGGCTACGATGCGCCGCGCGCCGGCAAGCTGCCGTCGCACATCACCCACAACGCCAGCATCACCTACACGGCGTTCGAGGGCATGGAGCTGTCGCTGATGGTCAACAACGTGTTCAACAAGATGCCGCCCTTCGACGCGTCCTACCCGGGCAGCGCGAGCTCGCCGTACAACTCGTACAACTTCGACGTGTACGGCCGCGCGTACTACCTGGAAATGCGTTACGCGTTCGGCAAGTAA
- the apbC gene encoding iron-sulfur cluster carrier protein ApbC: protein MTDRPRIPAHAVQPNLSPLPRIRNVIAIGSGKGGVGKSTTAVNLALALQRQGARVGVLDADVYGPSVPAMLGLSGRPDSPDNKSIEPMRAFGIEAMSIGLLVDQDTPMIWRGPMATSALTQLFTDTLWDDLDYLLIDLPPGTGDIQLTLAQKIPVAGAVIVTTPQDIATLDAKKALKMFEKVEVPVLGIVENMAVHTCTQCGHVEHLFGEGGGQRMAQQYGVPLLGSLPLAIAIREQGDAGTPIVAAAPDSAAAQAYLATAQRLTEELRKRPRASIPISASLL from the coding sequence ATGACCGACCGCCCCCGCATTCCCGCCCACGCCGTCCAGCCCAACCTTTCGCCGTTGCCGCGGATCCGCAATGTCATCGCCATCGGTTCCGGCAAGGGCGGGGTGGGCAAGTCCACCACCGCGGTGAACCTGGCGCTGGCGCTGCAGCGCCAGGGCGCGCGGGTCGGGGTGCTGGACGCCGATGTCTATGGCCCCAGCGTGCCGGCCATGCTCGGCCTGAGCGGACGCCCGGACAGCCCCGACAACAAGTCGATCGAGCCGATGCGCGCGTTCGGCATCGAGGCGATGTCGATCGGGCTGCTGGTGGACCAGGACACGCCGATGATCTGGCGCGGGCCGATGGCGACCTCGGCGCTGACCCAGCTGTTCACCGATACGCTGTGGGACGACCTGGACTACCTGCTGATCGACCTGCCGCCGGGCACCGGCGACATCCAGCTGACCCTGGCGCAGAAGATCCCGGTGGCCGGCGCGGTGATCGTCACCACGCCGCAGGACATCGCCACGCTGGATGCGAAAAAGGCGCTGAAAATGTTCGAGAAGGTCGAGGTGCCGGTGCTGGGCATCGTCGAGAACATGGCGGTGCATACCTGCACGCAGTGCGGCCATGTCGAGCACCTGTTCGGCGAAGGCGGCGGCCAGCGCATGGCGCAGCAGTACGGCGTGCCGCTGCTGGGCTCGCTGCCGCTGGCGATCGCGATCCGCGAGCAGGGCGACGCCGGCACCCCGATCGTGGCCGCGGCCCCGGATTCGGCCGCCGCGCAGGCCTATCTGGCGACCGCCCAGCGCCTGACCGAGGAGCTGCGCAAGCGCCCGCGGGCATCGATCCCGATTTCCGCCTCGCTGCTGTGA
- the dcd gene encoding dCTP deaminase, translating into MSIKSDRWIRRMSEQHGMIAPYEPGQVKQVNGERIVSYGTSSYGYDVRCSREFKVFTNINSTIVDPKRFDPKSFVDIEADECIIPPNSFALARTVEFFRIPRDTLVVCLGKSTYARCGIIVNVTPLEPEWEGHVTLEFSNTTPLPARIYANEGVAQMLFFQSDADDVCETSYKDRGGKYQGQTGVTLPRT; encoded by the coding sequence ATGAGCATCAAGAGCGACCGCTGGATCCGCCGCATGTCCGAGCAGCACGGCATGATCGCGCCCTACGAGCCGGGCCAGGTGAAGCAGGTCAACGGCGAGCGCATCGTCAGCTACGGCACCTCCAGCTACGGCTACGACGTGCGCTGCTCGCGCGAGTTCAAGGTGTTCACCAACATCAACTCGACCATCGTCGATCCCAAGCGCTTCGATCCGAAGAGCTTCGTGGACATCGAGGCCGACGAATGCATCATCCCGCCCAACAGCTTCGCCCTGGCGCGCACGGTGGAATTCTTCCGCATCCCGCGCGACACGCTGGTGGTCTGCCTGGGCAAGAGCACCTATGCGCGCTGCGGCATCATCGTCAATGTCACGCCACTGGAGCCGGAGTGGGAAGGCCACGTCACCCTGGAATTCAGCAACACCACGCCGCTGCCGGCGCGCATCTACGCCAACGAAGGCGTGGCGCAGATGCTGTTCTTCCAGTCCGATGCCGACGACGTCTGCGAGACCAGCTACAAGGACCGCGGCGGCAAGTACCAGGGCCAGACCGGCGTGACCCTGCCCAGAACCTGA
- a CDS encoding RDD family protein: MNDPNPYQAPDAPLPSAPLALDGADVLAGRGERLGASLIDGVIALATFLPLAAVTGYFGKVMDAARGGEAMSFLTMAGYVALAFATFVVVQGYPLAKTGQTWGKKLLWIRIVDLDGAQPPLWRLIVLRYLPTQLLSLVPVVGNFYALIDALFIFRQDKRCLHDLIAGTQVVNVRR; encoded by the coding sequence ATGAACGATCCCAATCCCTACCAGGCGCCCGACGCGCCGCTGCCGTCGGCGCCGCTGGCGCTGGACGGCGCCGACGTGCTGGCCGGCCGCGGCGAGCGCCTGGGCGCATCGCTGATCGACGGCGTGATCGCGCTGGCGACCTTCCTGCCGCTGGCCGCGGTCACCGGCTATTTCGGCAAGGTCATGGATGCGGCGCGCGGCGGCGAGGCGATGTCGTTCCTGACCATGGCCGGCTACGTGGCGTTGGCGTTCGCGACGTTCGTGGTGGTGCAGGGCTATCCGCTGGCCAAGACCGGGCAGACCTGGGGCAAGAAACTGCTGTGGATCCGTATCGTCGATCTGGACGGCGCGCAGCCGCCGCTGTGGCGGCTGATCGTGCTGCGTTACCTGCCGACCCAATTGCTGTCGCTGGTGCCGGTCGTAGGCAACTTCTATGCGCTGATCGATGCGCTGTTCATCTTCCGCCAGGACAAGCGCTGCCTGCACGACCTGATCGCCGGCACCCAGGTGGTCAACGTCCGCCGTTGA
- a CDS encoding DUF5668 domain-containing protein, whose product MKSNVIAAIVLIVIGLVFLANNLGWTNLSLGRLIATWWPAILVAVGVGMLFGRGK is encoded by the coding sequence ATGAAATCCAATGTGATCGCCGCCATCGTGCTGATCGTGATCGGCCTGGTGTTCCTGGCCAACAACCTGGGCTGGACCAACCTCAGCCTGGGCCGGTTGATCGCCACCTGGTGGCCGGCGATCCTGGTCGCGGTCGGCGTGGGCATGCTGTTCGGCCGCGGCAAGTAG
- a CDS encoding HIT family protein, which yields MADFVLDPRLQADSAFVADGPLSQVRLMDDARFPWLLLVPRVADASEWIDLDGGQQRLLLAEINQLSQLLRNEPGVRKLNLGALGNIVRQLHVHVIGRHEGDAAWPGPVWGSGPAQRLDADVLQTRVAAWRQRLR from the coding sequence ATGGCCGACTTCGTACTCGACCCGCGGCTGCAGGCCGACAGCGCGTTCGTCGCCGACGGTCCGCTGTCGCAGGTGCGGCTGATGGACGACGCGCGTTTCCCCTGGCTGCTGCTGGTGCCGCGCGTCGCCGACGCTAGCGAATGGATCGACCTGGACGGGGGCCAGCAGCGCCTGCTGCTGGCCGAGATCAACCAGCTCTCGCAGTTGCTGCGCAACGAGCCGGGCGTGCGCAAACTCAATCTCGGCGCGCTGGGCAACATCGTGCGGCAACTGCACGTGCACGTGATCGGGCGCCACGAAGGCGATGCGGCCTGGCCCGGGCCGGTATGGGGCAGCGGCCCGGCGCAGCGGCTGGACGCCGATGTCCTGCAGACCCGTGTTGCGGCGTGGCGGCAACGGCTACGATAG
- a CDS encoding dienelactone hydrolase family protein, whose product MGHWTTLDTAHGQVSAWHALPEGVPRGGLVIIQEIFGVNAYIQQVADGYAAQGYEVLAPGLFDLVEKDVQLEYGQDGVRKGLELVGALGFDKALDVVQAAAQALAPAGKVGTVGYCWGGSVALLAALRLGLPSVSYYGGRNTQFLDETPKAPVLFHFGAQDSSIPPEAVQQHREKLPQMQTYVYPAGHGFDRHVDPNHHDADSADSARQRSLAFLAEHLR is encoded by the coding sequence ATGGGCCATTGGACTACCCTCGATACCGCTCACGGCCAAGTCTCCGCCTGGCATGCCCTGCCGGAGGGCGTCCCGCGCGGCGGGCTGGTGATCATCCAGGAGATCTTCGGCGTCAACGCCTACATCCAGCAGGTCGCCGACGGCTACGCGGCGCAAGGCTATGAAGTGCTGGCCCCGGGCCTGTTCGACCTGGTGGAGAAGGACGTGCAACTGGAGTACGGCCAGGACGGCGTGCGCAAGGGCCTGGAGCTGGTCGGCGCGCTCGGCTTCGACAAGGCGCTGGACGTCGTGCAGGCCGCGGCGCAGGCGCTGGCGCCGGCCGGCAAGGTCGGCACCGTCGGCTATTGCTGGGGCGGCAGCGTCGCATTGCTGGCGGCGCTGCGGCTGGGCCTGCCGTCGGTGAGCTACTACGGCGGGCGCAACACCCAGTTCCTCGACGAGACGCCGAAGGCGCCGGTGCTGTTCCACTTCGGCGCGCAGGACAGCAGCATCCCGCCGGAGGCGGTGCAGCAGCATCGCGAGAAGCTGCCGCAGATGCAGACCTACGTGTATCCGGCCGGACACGGTTTCGACCGCCATGTCGATCCGAACCACCACGACGCCGACAGCGCCGACAGCGCGCGCCAGCGCAGCCTCGCCTTCCTCGCCGAACACCTGCGCTGA
- the greB gene encoding transcription elongation factor GreB → MSRWRPPAEKSTALITAEGHARLKAELEELWRVRRPEVVKALAAAAAEGDRSENAEYTYRKKQLGEIDRRVRYLSKRLEALRVVDTAPSDPQAVFFGAVVELEDADSGELVRYRIVGPDETDAGRGWISIDSPLARALLKKRIDDDVEAQLPGGRHSFVVVSVDYTAR, encoded by the coding sequence ATGAGCCGCTGGCGTCCCCCTGCCGAGAAAAGCACCGCCCTGATCACCGCCGAAGGCCACGCCCGGCTCAAGGCCGAGCTGGAGGAGCTGTGGCGCGTGCGCCGCCCGGAGGTGGTCAAGGCGCTGGCCGCCGCGGCGGCCGAGGGCGACCGTTCGGAAAACGCCGAGTACACCTACCGCAAGAAGCAGCTGGGCGAGATCGACCGCCGCGTGCGCTACCTGAGCAAGCGCCTGGAAGCGCTGCGCGTGGTCGACACCGCGCCATCCGATCCGCAGGCCGTGTTCTTCGGCGCCGTGGTCGAACTGGAGGACGCCGACAGCGGCGAGCTGGTGCGCTACCGCATCGTCGGCCCGGACGAGACCGATGCCGGCCGCGGCTGGATCAGCATCGATTCGCCGCTGGCGCGGGCGCTGCTGAAGAAGCGCATCGACGACGACGTCGAGGCGCAGTTGCCCGGCGGCCGCCACAGCTTCGTGGTGGTGTCGGTGGACTACACGGCGCGCTGA
- a CDS encoding rhomboid family intramembrane serine protease, which translates to MLILPLHKPLSRENFPLVTLLLVLLNAAVYFGWQRQDVAPLQQAQRYYLDSGLADYEAPAYARYLQRGGRKDALVQFERVPAAQRAQFVGTASLNDVRFVQALRSGEAFADPDAQQAWAPLRARYDALLDRVFTLRHVQRSSEWSPARMLSATFLHGDALHLFGNMLFLVVLGTLLEGAIGRWRFLLVYLLGGFGASAVSLWWRWGEAGGGLGASGAIAALMGAFCVVWGRRPVRFFYWFAVVFDYVRGPAIALLPVWLGWELYNLLANGDAGVGFDAHAGGIVVGALLGAALVAARQTREAFMCDEATVAADDRWERAQRHLGRLENREAARLLDELAAEQPRRFDVAQARYRVARNAGDARAAQARAIELLRLPAATEQETRAQAALLGDCAAGAIAVDAATRALLFDRWLALGRLRDAEALLAQDAAALPRSEQAQHWFRLALGHGERHAASEWRRLLLAVIERYPDLPQADKARFLLANA; encoded by the coding sequence ATGCTGATCCTGCCGTTGCACAAGCCGCTGTCGCGGGAGAATTTTCCGCTGGTCACGCTGCTGCTGGTGCTGCTCAATGCGGCGGTCTATTTCGGCTGGCAGCGCCAGGACGTGGCGCCGCTGCAACAGGCGCAACGCTACTACCTTGATTCCGGACTCGCTGACTACGAAGCGCCGGCCTATGCGCGCTACCTGCAGCGCGGCGGACGCAAGGACGCGCTGGTCCAGTTCGAGCGCGTGCCGGCGGCGCAGCGGGCGCAGTTCGTCGGCACCGCCAGCTTGAACGACGTGCGCTTCGTGCAGGCGCTGCGCAGCGGCGAGGCGTTCGCGGACCCGGACGCGCAGCAGGCCTGGGCGCCGCTGCGCGCCCGCTATGACGCGCTGCTGGACCGCGTGTTCACTCTGCGCCATGTCCAGCGCAGCTCGGAGTGGTCGCCGGCGCGGATGCTGTCGGCGACGTTCCTGCACGGCGATGCGCTGCACCTGTTCGGCAACATGCTGTTCCTGGTCGTGCTCGGCACCTTGCTGGAAGGCGCGATCGGCCGCTGGCGGTTCCTGCTGGTCTACCTGCTCGGCGGGTTCGGGGCGAGCGCGGTCAGCCTGTGGTGGCGCTGGGGCGAGGCCGGCGGCGGGCTGGGCGCGTCCGGTGCCATCGCCGCGCTGATGGGAGCGTTCTGCGTGGTCTGGGGACGGCGGCCGGTGCGCTTCTTCTACTGGTTCGCGGTGGTGTTCGACTACGTGCGCGGCCCGGCGATCGCCTTGTTGCCGGTGTGGCTGGGCTGGGAGCTGTACAACCTGCTGGCCAACGGCGATGCCGGGGTCGGCTTCGATGCGCATGCCGGCGGCATCGTGGTCGGTGCGCTGCTCGGCGCGGCGCTGGTGGCGGCGCGGCAGACCCGCGAGGCGTTCATGTGCGACGAGGCCACGGTCGCCGCCGACGATCGCTGGGAGCGCGCGCAGCGGCACCTGGGGCGGCTGGAGAACCGGGAGGCGGCGCGGCTGCTCGACGAACTCGCCGCCGAGCAGCCGCGCCGCTTCGACGTGGCGCAGGCGCGCTACCGGGTCGCGCGCAATGCCGGCGACGCGCGTGCCGCGCAGGCGCGCGCGATCGAGCTGCTGCGCCTGCCGGCGGCCACGGAGCAGGAGACGCGAGCGCAGGCGGCGTTGCTTGGCGACTGCGCTGCCGGCGCCATCGCCGTGGACGCGGCGACGCGAGCGCTGTTGTTCGACCGCTGGCTGGCGCTGGGGCGGCTGCGCGATGCCGAAGCGCTGCTGGCGCAGGATGCCGCCGCGCTGCCGCGCAGCGAACAGGCGCAGCACTGGTTCCGGCTGGCGCTGGGCCACGGCGAGCGACACGCCGCGTCCGAATGGCGGCGCCTGCTGCTCGCGGTGATCGAGCGCTACCCGGACCTGCCGCAGGCGGACAAGGCGCGATTCCTGCTCGCCAACGCCTGA
- the nudK gene encoding GDP-mannose pyrophosphatase NudK codes for MNPSATGNPRVRLGKVEVLSDNWYVLRKVTFDFQRNDGSWQTLSREAYDRGNGATILLYSRAKQTVLLTRQFRLPTLLNGNPDGMLIEACAGLLDQHDPQTCIRKETEEETGYRVDNVRKVFEAFMSPGSVTERLYFFVGEYSDRDKVGAGGGVAAEGEEIEVLELALDAALAMIETGEIADGKTIMLLQYAKLKGLLA; via the coding sequence TTGAATCCATCCGCCACAGGCAATCCGCGGGTGCGTCTCGGCAAGGTCGAGGTGCTGTCCGACAACTGGTATGTGCTGCGCAAGGTCACCTTCGATTTCCAGCGCAACGACGGCAGCTGGCAGACGCTGTCGCGCGAGGCCTACGACCGCGGCAACGGCGCCACCATCCTGCTCTACAGCCGCGCCAAGCAGACGGTGCTGCTGACCCGGCAGTTCAGGCTGCCGACCCTGCTCAACGGCAACCCCGACGGCATGCTGATCGAAGCCTGCGCCGGGCTGCTGGACCAGCACGATCCGCAGACCTGCATCCGCAAGGAGACCGAAGAGGAGACCGGCTACCGGGTCGATAACGTGCGCAAGGTGTTCGAGGCGTTCATGAGCCCGGGTTCGGTCACCGAACGGCTGTACTTCTTCGTGGGCGAGTATTCCGATCGCGACAAGGTGGGCGCCGGCGGCGGCGTGGCGGCCGAAGGCGAAGAGATCGAGGTGCTGGAGCTGGCGCTCGACGCGGCGCTGGCGATGATCGAGACGGGCGAGATCGCCGACGGCAAGACGATCATGTTGCTCCAATACGCAAAGCTGAAGGGGTTGCTGGCCTAG
- a CDS encoding DUF853 domain-containing protein, whose translation MDPILLGKGVTDDIAVLLQPRLGNRHGLVAGATGTGKTVTLMTLAEGFSRIGVPVFMADVKGDVAGLAVAGDGSEKVLQRAKDIGVADYAPAANPVVFWDLYGQLGHPVRTTVSEMGPTLLARILELNDTQAGVLDIVFKLADDRGLLLLDLDDLRALLALVVEQRKDISTEYGLVGAPSVAAIQRALLRLAQDGGEGFFGEPALDLAELMRVGSDGRGVIGILAAAQLVLKPRLYSTFLLWLLSELFERLPEVGDLDKPKLVFVFDEAHLLFDDAPPALVQRIEQVVRLIRSKGVGVYFCSQFPDDVPDNILGQLGNRVQHALRAYTPRDQKAVRTAAETFVANPKLDVAKTISQLGTGEALVSTLQDKGVPSPVQQTLIAPPRCRMGAITDAERAQVRAGSVVGSRYDTAVNRDSAAEMLARRVEQVAEKTAAPAARTREQDDAQDSGFGQAVKDAVFGTKRRQGMLETMAKQTSRTVGNRIGQQIVRGIFGSIFGGKR comes from the coding sequence ATGGACCCGATCCTGCTGGGCAAAGGCGTGACCGACGACATCGCGGTGCTGCTGCAGCCGCGCCTGGGCAATCGCCACGGGCTGGTCGCCGGGGCCACCGGCACCGGCAAGACTGTGACCCTGATGACCCTGGCCGAAGGCTTCTCGCGGATCGGCGTGCCGGTGTTCATGGCCGACGTGAAGGGCGACGTGGCCGGGCTGGCGGTGGCCGGCGACGGCAGCGAGAAAGTGCTGCAGCGCGCCAAGGACATCGGCGTGGCCGACTACGCCCCGGCGGCCAACCCGGTGGTGTTCTGGGACCTGTACGGCCAGCTCGGGCACCCGGTGCGCACCACCGTCAGCGAAATGGGGCCGACCCTGCTGGCGCGGATCCTGGAACTCAACGACACCCAGGCCGGGGTGCTCGACATCGTGTTCAAGCTGGCCGACGACCGCGGCCTGCTGCTGCTCGACCTGGACGACCTGCGCGCGCTGCTGGCGCTGGTGGTGGAGCAGCGCAAGGACATCTCCACCGAATACGGCCTGGTCGGCGCGCCGTCGGTGGCGGCGATCCAGCGCGCGCTGCTGCGCCTGGCGCAGGACGGCGGCGAAGGCTTCTTCGGCGAACCGGCGCTGGACCTGGCCGAGCTGATGCGGGTCGGCAGCGACGGCCGCGGCGTGATCGGCATCCTCGCCGCCGCACAACTGGTGCTCAAGCCACGCCTGTACTCGACCTTCCTGCTGTGGCTGCTGTCGGAGCTGTTCGAACGGCTGCCGGAAGTGGGCGACCTGGACAAGCCCAAGCTGGTGTTCGTGTTCGACGAGGCGCATTTGTTGTTCGACGACGCGCCGCCGGCGCTGGTGCAGCGCATCGAGCAGGTGGTGCGGCTGATCCGCTCCAAGGGCGTGGGCGTGTACTTCTGCTCGCAGTTCCCGGACGACGTGCCGGACAACATCCTCGGCCAGCTCGGCAACCGCGTGCAGCACGCGCTGCGCGCCTATACCCCGCGCGACCAGAAGGCGGTGCGCACCGCCGCCGAGACCTTCGTTGCCAATCCCAAACTGGACGTGGCCAAGACCATCTCCCAACTCGGCACCGGCGAAGCCCTGGTGTCGACCCTGCAGGACAAGGGCGTGCCGTCGCCGGTGCAGCAGACCCTGATCGCCCCGCCGCGCTGCCGGATGGGCGCGATTACCGACGCCGAGCGCGCGCAGGTGCGCGCCGGCAGCGTGGTCGGCAGCCGCTACGATACCGCGGTCAACCGCGACTCGGCGGCGGAGATGCTGGCGCGCCGGGTCGAGCAGGTGGCCGAGAAGACGGCGGCGCCGGCGGCGCGCACGCGCGAGCAGGACGACGCGCAGGACAGCGGCTTCGGCCAGGCGGTCAAGGACGCGGTGTTCGGCACCAAGCGCCGCCAGGGCATGCTGGAAACGATGGCCAAGCAGACCTCGCGCACCGTCGGCAACCGCATCGGCCAGCAGATCGTGCGCGGCATCTTCGGCAGCATCTTCGGCGGCAAGCGCTGA